Within Thermococcus celer Vu 13 = JCM 8558, the genomic segment GGTTAACCCGAAGGTCATGATGACGGGAATGATAAACCCGGACGGGACGATAGGCCCGGTTGGGGGCATACTGGAGAAGGCTTCGGCGGCCCACGAGGTCGGGGCGGAGCTCTTCCTCATCCCGGAGGGCCAGCGGATCCAGTACGTGCAGGAGACCCAGAAAAAGGAAATAGGGGGGATAGTTGAGATAAACACCCAGACGAAGAGGGTTGACGTCGTCGATTACGCCAAAGAGCGCTGGGGACTGAAGGTGGTCGAGGTAAAGGACATCTACGACGCCGTGTACTACTTCACGGGGCACAAAATCCCCCGGCCAAAGGTGCCGGCCTACACCAGGATAGACACGGGCTTCCTCAAGAACGATGCCCTAAGCGACTACGATAACACCACCGCCTATTACCGGTCAACGCTGGAAAAGCTCAAGAAGAGCGACGTTAACTACGCCACCTATACCACCCTGATGGAGGCCATGAACGAGGCCGAGGCCATCCTCAACGAGTCGAAGAAGAGCCTCGATGGAGGGATGTACTACACGACCCTGAGCAAGGACTTTAAGGCCAGGATAATCATAAGGCACGTGGACTGGTACATAAGCGTGAAAACCGAGGGGGACGTTCAGAAAATCCTGAAAACCGTTGGTTTCCAGATAAACGCCTCGGAGGAGAGGGTCTCCAACGTTACCATCAGGGGCACTACCATGCTCCAAGCCATCGCCGCCGCCGAGGAGAGGGTGGAGGAGGCCAAGGGCTTACTCGACGATGCGTGGAAGTATTACTACAACGGCAACTACTGGGACGCTATAGGACAGGCGGCCTACGCTTACGAGAGGGCCAAAACCGCCGTCTTCTGGGCGGACCTCGGCGAGAGGTTTGCAGGCGGGGAAGTGATAAGCAGGGACGTCGTCAAGACCACTGCAAGGGACTACCTGGACGAGTCCAGCCTCATAGTGACCTACATAGAGTCGATGTACGGTAACGTCGCGGGGGACCTCAGTCAGAGCATTCAGGAGGCGGAAGGGTACTACGACGACGGCAAGTACTCGGCGGCACTCTTCACCGCGATGGAGGCCCGCGTGAGGGCGCAGGTCTTTCTGGACACGCTTGGAATAGACAACCAGACCGTTCTCAGGGAAAAGCTGACCGGGATGAAAGAGGGGGCGAAGGTTGCCATCGCAACGGCCCAGGAGGGTGGGATAATCCCGGTTCTGGCGATGGCCTACTACGAGTTCGCGGAGAGCTACGAGCAGAGCGCCGATGAGAACGGCAGTATGGAGGATCTCCAGACGGCCATGATATTCTACCAGTACGCCAGGGAAACCGCGAACCTCTTCCTCAGCGAACCGACCCGGGAACCCGGCCCAAACACAACCGCCACGGACGTCCCACCGATCGTCATTCCCACACCATCGACCTCATCGACACGGGCCATGGAAAACGCAACGGCCACCCCGGGAGGGAATGCCGGGGGTGTGAGCGTTTCCACAGCGGTGATCCTGACGGCCCTGGGGGCGTTCATCCTCGGAGCCGCGGTGGGCAAGAAGCTGTGAACACCTCCCCCGCTTTTTTATACCCTTCCTCCGGAAAATTGAAGGGCAAGGGGGATAACGAAACTCCAATCTGAGCTGTGACGGAAGAGGGCTCGAATTATACCAGACTCCTGAGGAACTCAACGTACATCGCCTTAACCCGCCTCACGGACTCAACGCTCACCCACTCATCTGAGGAGTGCCAGTTTCCGCCGATGGGGCCGTAAACGAGCGTCGGTTTACCCAGGTAGGTTCCGAAGTAGTTGAAATCGCCCACGCTCCTCCCGTAGGTTATCCCCGGCTCCTTTCCGAAGAGCGCGGCGTGAACCCTCCTGAAGAGCCTCACGAACCCGTTGTTCTCCCTGACAGCGTAGGGGAGCATATCCGGGGTCGGCCGCTTGAACTTCTCGACCCTGACCTCCCCCCTGAGCTTCAGCCTTCCTGCGAGGTTGAGGAGTTCCCCCTCGACCTTATCCCAGTCCTCGCCGAGCACTACGTGCCTGTCGATTATCGCCCTTGCCCTATCGGGGACGCTCAGCCCGTCGGCGGAGCCCTCGATGTGGAGCGTGCAGTACGAGCCCTTTCCGAGTTTTCTATGGCTTCTGAACCTGATCCGCCCCAGGTTACCCACGAACCTTCCAAGTTCCTCGACGGCGTTCACCCCGAGGGAAGGCCTCGCGGCGTGGGCCTTCTTTCCAATCACCTCGACCTGAACCACGAACCGCCCCCTCGCGCCGAGCATGAGGCTCTCGTTGGTGGGCTCGGCCACGAGGACGAGGTCGGCTTTATCGAGCTTCCCGCTCCTTATCAGCTCCCACGCTCCCCTCGAGTAGCCCTCCTCGTCGCTGACGGCGGTGAAGATAACGTTCGGCCTCTCCCGCCTTGGGAGGTTCCCGAGCTCGACGAAGGCACCCATGAGGGCGGCGAGACCACCCTTCATGTCCGCGCTGCCGAGCCCGTAGAAGCGGTCACCCTCGAGCTCTCCGGAGGGATTCCTCGTCCAGCCCGGGGAAAGGTTCACCGTGTCCATGTGCCCGTTAAGGACGACGGTGGGCCCCTTTCCTGGAAGGTAAGCGATCACGTCGTCACCGAAGCCCTCTACCGGAAGGGTCTCCACTTTAAAGCCGTGCTCCTCGAGGAACGAGGAGATGAAACGTGAGACCTCCCCCTCTTCCCCGAAGGGGGAACGGATGGAGACGAGCCCTTTGAGCAGTTCAACTTCCATCCTCATCACCCTTGAGCTCCCTCGCGAAATCCTTAAAAAGCGTATCCGATTTTATGCTCCTCACCCTGTCGTACTCCCTTTTCAGGGCCTCGTAATTGTCCCTGGAGAGCTTGGCCAGGTCCATCATTAGGTGCTTTTCTTCACCGGAGAGCCGACCGGCAAGGTACGAATACACCCGCTCGCCCAGCTTTTCGAGCTCCATAACGACCTCCAGAACCGCGAGGTAGTCCCCCACGGTTTTTAATTCGAACCTCCTATTAAGGAAGGTCCTGCTCCATTCACGGGTTTCACCCTCAGATTCCAGATTGGGGTACAGCTTCCTGACCACCCTCCAGAGTTTTTCCCCTTCCCGGAGCTTCTTTTCCACGAAATCCCTAAACTTCACTCCCCAGTAGCTCCTTGGAAGCGTATTCTCCAGAAGGATGTATATCCCCACCGAATATTCCTCGCTTCGGATGAGATACGATAGAACCTCGGGAAACGGCCTCCTTGAGACATCACTTAGAACGGCCTTTATCTCCTCGAAGGCATCATCGTTCATAAAGGCCTCGAGGGGTGCGGGCATGACATCACCACGGGGAGATATAACGTCCAACTAAAAAAACGTTTTGGATGGTGGACCGGGCGGGATTTGAACCCGCGGCCTCCGCCTTGCGAGGGCGGCGCTCGTACCAGGCTGAGCTACCGGCCCGTGCCCGGTAATAGTGAAAAGGGCAGGGTTTAAAAGCTTTCCGTTGAGCGGGTGGTTCAGGGGTCATCCAAGGTAATCCCCCAGGGCCCTGCGGGCTACTTTCAGCACTTCCTCCGGCGGGGCCTTAAAGCCGCCGCCCCTCGCGAGGATCTCACTGCCACCTCCACCTCCCCCGACCTCGGAAAGAACCTTCTCCAGCAGGTCTTTCATAGACGGCCCTTTAACCTCGCGGTTCCTGGCGAATACCACGTAGTTCTCCCCGGCAACAAGGACGATGGTTCCCGGGTTTCTGTCAACGAGGTGCACAACGAAGGCCTGGGCGTCCTTCATCGGGGCATCCTCAACGTAAGAGATTACCCTAATTCCGTTGATCTCCTCGGCATCGTCCAGCAGGGCGCGGGCCTTCCAGTCCCAGAGTTCCCTCCTGAGGGCGTTCTTTTCATCCTCGAGTTCGCCCATTTCCTCCCTGAGCTCCCTCACCCTTTCAACGAGGGGGCGGTTCTTGTTGGGCATCTCGTCGAGGCTCTCCCAGTAATCCGATAGGATATCGTTGAGGTACCTAATGGCCCTGTTCCCAGCCACGAACTCGATGCGCCAGAGTTTCCTGCTCTTCCTGTAAAAACGAACCACCTTAATCAGGCCCACTTCCCGCGTGCTCCTCACGTGCGTCCCGCCGCAGGGGATGACGTCAACCCCCGGGATGGAGACTATCCTTATGGGTGGCTTGACCTTATCGGAGAGCCCTTTCCGGAGCCTCTGCCGGAGCTCATCGGGAAGCTCATCGTAAACCTCGACCTCAACCGGAAGGTCCGACCACACGATTTCGTTGGCCCTCCTTTCAACCTCAAGAACGGTCTCCCAGGTGAGCTCCCCGGGGTAGTCTATCTCTATCTTGTTGTACTCCGCGAATATCTGAAAGCCGGTCGTGCCGGCATCGTGGAGATCCTTGAAGACCGCCGAGAGGATGTGCTGTCCCGTGTGCTGACGCATGTTCTCGTAGCGCCATTCCGCATCGAGAATCAGCCTGACGGGCTCTCCCTGCTCGGGAAGACGTCCCTCAAGCCTTCCCTCGTGCCATATCTCGTCCTTTCCCTCGACCCGCTCAACGGTTATCCTGAACCCCTCGCCCGCTATTATTCCCCTGTCGGAGGGTTGACCTCCTCCTTCGGGGTAGAAAATCGTCCTGTCGAGCAGGACCCTTACGTTTTTCCCCTTTCTTTCGGTCCTCTCCACCTTCGCCCCGGCCTCCCAGAGGTAGGCGTTCCTGTAGAACAGCCTCTCCGTCATGTCACCACCGGAGGGAAAAGGAGGGCAGGGAATAAAAGGGTTGTTCCTCACGAACTCCCGGCTCTGGCCTCTATAAGGGCCTTAACGCGCTTGAGCCTGAAGAAGTTCTCGCGCTCCATCTCGTCGAGGCGCTGTTTGATGAACTTAACCGTGGCCTCCATGCGCGGGATTATGATGTACTCGAGGGCGTTGACGCGCCTTTTGGTGACCTCTATCTCCCTGCCGAGCCTCTTCAGCGTTTCCTCCACCTCGGCCAGACGGACCGCTAAGTCGAGGACCTCCTCGAACTTCCCGGCCGCGAGGTCGACCTTTGTCGAGCTCGAAACGAAGGCGTAACCGCGCTCGTTCGCGCTCCTCCTGAAGGACTCGGCCTCGATGAGCGGAACCGGAACTCCCATGACGTTCCTGCTCTTTATCTCGACCTCCCCGTTGGGGTTGACGGAGAGACTTATCTCCCTGAGGCGAAGGGTTCCGACGTCTATCTCCGCCGCCTGGAGAGCGCTGAAGGCCTCGGCCATCTTCTGCCCCAGTTCCCTCCTGAGCCTGAGGGCCTCGTCGTATATCGTGAAGAACTCCATCACCAGGGCGTCCTGCTTGTCCTTCAGGAGCTTGTGGCCTTTCCGGGCGAGGGTTATGCGTCTCTTGAGGTTAAGGAGCTCCATACGCGTTGGCTTCACGTTGAGTAGTTCTGCCATCTCGACCACCTAAGGGTTAAGGGAGGTCAGCCCTCCCTCTTCCTGTACTTGGGGTGGTACTTGAGGATGTACTCCTTCCTGACGCGCTTGAGCTCGCTCTCCGGCAGTTCCGCGAGGAGCTCCCAGCCGAGGTCGAGGGTCTCGAAGATGCTCCTGTCCTCGTCGTAGCGCTGGGCGACGAATTCCTTCTCGAATCTGTCCGCGAACTTTAGGTACTTCCTGTCCGTCTCGCTCAGGGCCTCCTCGCCGACGACCGCCACGAGGTCCCTCAGCGAGCGTCCCTCGGCGTAGGCCGCGTAGAGCTGCTGGCTGAGCTGTGGGTGATCCTCCCTGGTCATGCCCTTACCGATACCGTCCTTCATCAGACGGCTGAGGCTCGGGAGGACGTCGATTGGCGGATAGATGCCCTTCCTGTGGAGCTCCCTGCTGAGGACTATCTGGCCCTCGGTGATGTAACCCGTGAGATCGGGAATCGGGTGGGTTATGTCATCATCTGGCATCGTCAGGATGGGCACCTGGGTTATGCTTCCCTTCCTGCCCCTGACGCGGCCCGCGCGCTCGTAGATGGTGGCCAGGTCAGTGTACATGTAACCCGGATAACCGCGCCTTCCGGGAACCTCTTCCCTCGCGGCGGATATCTCACGCAGAGCCTCGGCGTAGTTGGTCATGTCCGTGAGTATGACGAGGACCTGCATGTCGTAGTCGAAGGCGAGGTATTCCGCAACCGTGAGGGCCATACGTGGGGTGATGATACGCTCGATGGCAGGGTCGTCCGCCAGGTTGAGGAAGAGGACGGCCCTCTCTATTGCCCCCGTCTCCTCGAAGCTCTTCTTGAAGAAGTTGGCCTCCTCGTAGGTGATACCCATCGCCGCGAAGACCACAGCGAACTTCTCCTCCTCGCCGAGGACCTTCGCCTGCCTGGCTATCTGGGCGGCGAGCATGTTGTGGGGAAGACCGGAACCGCTGAAGATCGGGAGCTTCTGACCGCGGATGAGGGTGTTCATTCCGTCTATCGCGCTCACACCCGTCTGGATGAAGTCCCTCGGGTAGGCCCTTGCGACCGGGTTGAGGGGAGCACCGTGGACGTCTCTCCTGTCCTCGGGGATTATATCGGGCCCGCCGTCTATGGGCTTTCCGATGCCGTTGAAGACCCTGCCGAGCATGTCCATCGAGACCGGAACCTTGAGGGTCTCGCCGGTGAAGCGGACGCGGGTGCTCTTAACGTCGAGGTCCCTCGTGCCCTCGAAGACCTGGACTATCGCCATGTCTTCCCTGGCCTCGAGGACCTGTCCCTTCCTCTTCTCTCCATCCTGGGTCTCCACCTCGACGACCTCACCGTAGGCGACGCCCTTAACGCCCTGAACTATCATGAGCGGGCCGTAGATCTTGCTAACGGTCGAGTACTCCATTCCCGGCATCGACATCACGCTCCGTACCTCTTAAAGAGCTCCTCAAACTGCTCGTTGGTCTCGTCGATGAGGGCCCTGACCTTCTCCACATCCGGCTCGAACTTCATACGGCCTATCTTCTCCCTCACGGGGAGCTTGGCTATCTCCTCAACCGGAACTCCCCTGTCGACGGCCTCCATGGTTCTGTCGTAGAAGTTCAGGATGACCCTCATCATCGTGACCTGCTTTTTCGGCGGACAGTAGGTGTCGACCTCGTCGAAGGCGTCCTGCTGGAGGTAGTCCTCACGGAGCATCCTCGTGACTATGAGAACGGCCTTCTCCTTATCTGGCAAAGCATCGGGACCGACGATCCTGACTATCTCCTGGAGCTCGGCCTCCTTCTGGAGGAGGGCCATGGCCTGGTCGCGCATCTTCCTCCACTCGGGGTCAACGTTCTTATGCCACCAGTCCTGAACGGCATCGAGGTAGAGGGAGTAGCTCCTGAGCCAGTTGATGGCCGGGAAGTGCCTCCTCCTCGCCAGGTCGGCGTCCAGGGCCCAGAAGACCTTAACGACCCTGAGCGTGTTCTGGACGACGGGCTCGCTGAAGTCACCGCCGGGCGGCGAGACCGCTCCTATGACGGAGACGCTTCCAACCCTCTCGTCGCTCCCGAGGGTGACCACCCTGCCGGCGCGCTCGTAGAACTCGGCTATCTTGCTCGCGAGGTAAGCTGGGTAACCCTCCTCACCCGGCATCTCCTCGAGACGGCCGGATATCTCACGGAGCGCCTCGGCCCACCTGCTCGTCGAATCGGCCATCAAAGCCACGTCGTAACCCTGGTCACGGAAGTACTCGGCTATCGTGATTCCGGTGTAAATTGAAGCCTCACGGGCGGCGACTGGCATGTTCGAGGTGTTGGCTATGAGAACGGTCCTCTCCATGAGGGGCTTCCCGGTCTTCGGGTCCTTCAGCTTGGGGAACTCCTCAAGGACGTCGGTCATCTCGTTCCCGCGCTCGCCGCAACCGATGTAGACGACGACCTGGGCGTCGCTCCACTTGGCCAGCTGGTGCTGGGTAACGGTCTTCCCGGAACCGAAGGGGCCCGGAATGGCGGCGGTTCCACCCTTCGCCTGGCTGAAGAAGGTGTCGATTGTCCTCTGACCCGTGATGAGAGGAACCTCGGGCGGGAGCTTCATCCTGTAGGGCCTCTTCACACGGACGGGCCAGCGGTGGTACATCTTGAGTTCCTCGATGCTCCCGTCGGCCTTCTTCACCCTCGCTATGACCTCCTCGATGGTGTACTCGCCCTCCTCGGCTATCTCAACTACCTCTCCCTCAACCCCCGGCGGAACTAAGATCCTGTGCTCGATGATGCTGGTCTCGGGAACGACGCCGAGGACGTCGCCGCCGGTTACCCTGTCCCCAACCTTAACCTTTGGGGTGAAGTGCCACTTCTTGTCCCTCGGCAGGGGCGGGGCGGTGAGACCCCTCGCGATGAAGTCACCGCTGAGCTTCCTTAGGGCCTCAAGGGGCCTCTGGATACCGTCGTACATTGACGTGAGGAGTCCGGGGCCGAGCTCAACGCTCAGAGAGGCGCCGGTTCCCTCGACGGGCTCGCCGGGCCTGATTCCGGACGTCTCCTCGTAGACCTGGATGACTGCTCTGTCGCCCTCAAGGCGGATTATCTCCCCTATGAGGCCCATTTCGCCGACGCGAACCACCTCGTACATCTTGCTTCCTCTCATTTCGTCGGCAACAACCAAAGGACCGGTAACGCGAATTATCCTTCCCATCTTCCTTCACCTCTTCAGTTCAACACCTATTGCCCTCCTAACTATCTCCTTGATGGCCTCCTCACCAAGCCTGGAGCCGGACTTGTCCGGGATCTGAAGGATGATCGGAACCGTTACATCGGGGAGTTCGACCCTCCCAACGAATCTCTCGGATATCAGGATTATCCCTATATCGTCCCTCTCGACGAGTTCCTTCAGCTTGTTCCTGAGGCGCTCCATCTCCAGGGGGGTATCCCCGAAGGAGTAAACCTCGTGGGCACCTGCCAGCCTGAAGCCGAGCGCCGTGTCCCTGTCGCCGAGCACTGCTATCTTCATGAGACATCACCCACGAGCTCCTTTATCCTCTCCGGGTGAACGCCATCCTCAATGAGCTTCGCCATGGCCCCGAGTTTCCTGACCTCTCTCTCCTTCTGGAGGATGTAGCCAAGGGGCGTGGCGACGCTGAGCGGGTAGAACCTGGCGAGTTCCTTCATCCTCCGGAGGATGTAATCCTCGAGCGTTCTCTCGAGGACGCTGAGGTCCCTCTCGACCTCCTCCCTGACGTCCCTGATGACCTTACCGTACCTGGTGGAATCGAGCTCGGCCAGGGCCATGCTCAGGTCCTCAACGTGCAGGAGCGGGTCGAGTTTCACGCTCCCACCGGGGATTATCAGAGATCTTAGCTCCTCCGCGCTCATCTTGGCGGACTTCCCCCGAAGGACGGTGAGTATGTTGGCCCTGTCTATCCTGAGCCTGACGAACTCCTCGAGGATAACCCTCTCCTCGCCCTTTCTCGAGAGGGCGTAGTCGAGAAGTTTCTCGTAATGCATCCTGTAAAGTTCGGTTTCGAACCTCTGAACGGATACCTCGCCGAGGAGCAGTCTCTGATAGGGTTCCTCGTAGGGGGTGCCCTCGAGGATGACGAGTATCTCCTCAAGGGTCTTCGCCTCGGCCATGGCCTTTACCTTGGGCAGCATCGGGCCTATCTCGATGATGTAATCGCTCGCGACCTCTCCGCCGAGCTTCGCCTTAACCACGCTGCTGACGTTTCTGATGTCCCATTCCTCGAGCATGAGCCTGAAGAAGGGACCGACCCTCTTCGGGAGGATCTTGATCATCAGCTCGTAAGTGCCGGCGAGGGCGCTCTCGAGGGCCCTCTCTACCTCCTCAACGGTGTAGGACGAAACGTTGGCGAGGTAGTCCCTGTAGTCCGTATCCTCAAGGCCGACGACGAAGTTCTGCAACGTTCTGCTCTCGGCCAGCTCGTTGAAGCGCTGCTCCGTGAGGAGTTTCGCCTCCATGGCACTTATCCGGGCGTTCGGGTAGGAGTAGGGGGTGTACTTCCAGAGTATCGCGGTCGTCTTGTACCCCACCCAAGTGAACACCAGGGCCAAAGTTGTGTCGAGGATTCCCGTTACCGCTCCCACTTCCATTAACCTCACCCGAAGAGAGCCTTGGCTATCTCCGCCCTCAGCTCGCTCTCAAGCCGTCCTATCCTCGCCTCAAAGGTGTTGTCCACCCTGACCGAACCGTCGATGGTCTCAACGAGGACGCCGCCTATGCTGGACAGGGGTTCACCGAGGGTTATCTCCACGTTTCTACCGGCCTTCTCCGAAACCGCCGCCCTAAACTCCTCGAGCCTGGCCTCGATGAGCCTGAGGGTCCTTTCGTTGGAGCGAGCCACGACGCTCCCAGTCCCGAGCTCCTCGATGGCCCCCGCGGTGAGTTCAACGAGCATGGGGAAGTACTCCTCATCCGGGAGCTCCGCGAGTCTATCCTTGAGGGCGGTTATCACCTCGCGGATGAGACTCTCCTGAACCTCAAGGCGCTTCCTCCTGACCTCAAGGCGAGCGCCGGCTATTATGCGCTGTTTTTCGGTCTCGGCCTGGGTCCTGGCCTTTCTGAGGATCCACTCGGCTTTTGCCTCTCCCCTCTTCTTCGCCTCCTCCTTGATCTTCTCCGCCTCTTTCTGGGCCTCGCTGATTATGTACTGTATCTTCCGCTCCGCTTCCCTGTTAATCTCCTGAATGATGGGCTCTGCCCCTTCCATCCTCCTTCCTCCCTGAGGTTATAAAGAAAGTTTAGTGGAGTCAGAAGCCGACTCCGATGACTATCATGATCAGGGCTCCAACGAGACCGAAGATGGCCATCGTCTCCGCCATGGCGGCGAATATGATTCCCTGGGTGAAGGTCTTCGGGTTCTTGGCGACGGCACCGATGCCCGCGCCCGCGATGATTCCCTGGGGTATTGCCGAGAGACCGGTGAGGCCAACCGTAAGGCCGGCACCGAGGAGGATGGCGCTTTTAACGATGTTGTCCGTGTTGTTGGCCGTGAACTTGAAGCCGCCACCGAGGATTCCCGAGACCATCAGGATGAGGAACAGTGTGATGAGGCCGTATATGCTCTGGGTCATTGGCAGTCCCTCGAGGATGAGGGCGTTCTTGAAGTTCTTCTCGTCTTCGGCGACGACTCCAGCCGCGGCCGCTCCGGCTATACCAACACCGAAGGCAGATGCCGCTCCAGCCAGTCCTGCGGCGAGGGCCGCACCAAGGGATACGTAAACTATCGGGTCCATCTTTCATGCACCTCCTTTAACTTCAAACTCCAGTTCGGAAACCTCTCTTTTTGCCCTGAAGGGCTCGAAGGGTTTACCATCACCTGAATAGAAAGTACCGAAAAACTCAACGTACTGCAAACGGAGCGAGTGAACGAACGCTCCGAGGGCGTTGATGGCGACCGAAAACAGCTGGCCGCCGACAAAAAGTACGAGTCCAATGACTATGCCTATCGGAACGGGGCCGATGTTTATACCCCACACCATCTGGGTGAGCACGTTGACGACCATCGCTATTCCGGCCGTGGCGAGGGCGAGGGCCATGAGCCTCGCGTAACTTAGCCAGCTACCCACGAAGCCGAAGAAGTCCGAGATCACGAGGAGCGCCGCCAGTGCACCGTTCTTGAGCTCGCTGAGCACGAAGAGCACCAGACCCGCCCCGAAAAGGGCCTTTCCTGGCATCTCAAAGGCCGGATTCCTGGTACCGAGGAACAGGGTGGTAATCCCGAGTATTATGAGCATCCAGGAGAGCTGATCGAGTATAGCTTCCTTCACCTCGCCGTTCCTGAGCTTGACGATGAAGCCGACGGTGTAGCCCGTGAAGAGGTGGGCTATGCCTATCGCGAGGGCCAGTTCGAGCACCACGAGGGCGTCCCTGAATGTGTCCCACACGCGCGGAACGCTGAATCCCGCGAGGTCAAGGGCGTTGCCGAAGTAGCTGCCGAAGAGCACTCCCATGCCCATGGTGAAGAAAGAGCTCACGAGCAGGGTGTAGGCGAACTTGTAGGTGCCGTCGTTGAACTTCTTATGGCCCTTGACGAGGAGGGCCGCGATTATCGCTATTATGAGGCCGTACATGAAGTCGGTGAGCATGAAGCCGAAGAAGAACGAGTAAGTGAAGGCTATTATCGGCGTGGGGTCTATCTCGTTGTACTTGGGGACGCCGTACATCTGGGTGAGCATCTCGAAGGGCCTGGCCCAAGATGGGTTCCTCAGCTTTATCGGGATCTCGTCGAGTTCATCCTCCGTGGGCTCCCGGATGTTGATGTAGGCCTTTCCGCCGGTTACCCGCTTGATGCCCTCGAGAACCTCCGGAACGTTCTTTCTCGGTAGCCAGCCGGTCAGGGCGAAGGTCATGTTAGTTCTGGCGAGCATCGGGAGGACGGTCGCCTTGTCGCGCTCGTTCTCCATGAGCTCCTGGTAGAAGACGACGTCATCGTAGTACTTCCCGGCCAGCGCTTCCGCGTCCTTCCTGGCCCTCTCGAGTTCCTCCTCCTTCTCGCTTAGCTTCTCCTCGTACGCCCTGATGAGCTCCCTCGGCGTTCCCTCCCCCTCGGGAACTTCAATTCTCTCGAGGGAGTACTTGGCCAGAATAGGGTTGGCCTTCTCGTAATCCTTGCGCAGAAAGACGAAAACGGCCAGAACTTTGTCCTTCAGTTCCTTTGAAACTATGACCGCCCGCTTTGCCGTGGCCTCCGTAACCTCCTCGACGAGGGGTTTGAACCTGTTCCTCTCAACGGTTCCCACGACGATTTCGATCATGTCGGTTGAGCGGAGGTAAGAAACGTCGAGGTCGATGAGCGAGAGGAGCTCCAGAACCGCTATCTCTCCCTTTATCCTCTCGATCTCCGTCTGGGTGGCGGTTATCCTCCCCTCTACGGCCTTTATCTCGGGTTCGACCGTGGAAAGAAATCTCTCGACGTCCTTTATGAGCTCCTCGATTCCCCTGTACCGGTATCTTTTTTTCTCCGTCTCCCTGGGAAATATGAACTCCCTGATTCCCCCGCCGGATGACTTTCTGTGGGCCTTCAAGAAATCGGCGAGCCGGGAGATGGTTATGGAGTATGAAGCGGCCTTCCTGTGGTACTCGTTGGGCGAGTCCCTCTGGGCTATCTCAACGTTGAGCTCCCTTATCTCAACCACTCCGTTCTCGTGGAGGTACGTCAGGAGGGCGTCCTTGTACCTGTTAAGGGTTATGACCTCGATCTTCACCATCTCTTCGGGCCTGAACATCTCAGCTCCCTCTTACGAGTGCTATTCCCGCGGAGATGGCCCTCTCGAAGTTGTTGGTAGCCCTGACCTTGAGCTCCTCGATCTCCGAATTTCCTGCCTCGAGGATCTTCTTTGCCTCTTTCTCACCCTCGAGGCGGGCCTTTTCGATCAGGGATTGGGCGTTCTTCTCCGCCTCCTCGATTATGCTCTTTTCAAGGGCCCTGGCCTCCTCACGGGCTTTGAGGACTATCCCCCTGGCCTCCTCCTTGGCCCTCTCTATCCGCTCTTCCGCCTCCCTTTCCGCATCGACAATACGCTTGATGACCTCCTCCATTATTTGGCCCCCCTATGGTGAAAACAGGTGATCCTCACTCCATCCTTGGCTTCTGTAATCGGTTTAAATATTTTTTGGAAGTTACAGTTTGAAGCGGGTAACTGGGAAGAAAAGAGGGTAAAGGGGCCTCAATCCG encodes:
- a CDS encoding V-type ATP synthase subunit C, producing the protein MEVGAVTGILDTTLALVFTWVGYKTTAILWKYTPYSYPNARISAMEAKLLTEQRFNELAESRTLQNFVVGLEDTDYRDYLANVSSYTVEEVERALESALAGTYELMIKILPKRVGPFFRLMLEEWDIRNVSSVVKAKLGGEVASDYIIEIGPMLPKVKAMAEAKTLEEILVILEGTPYEEPYQRLLLGEVSVQRFETELYRMHYEKLLDYALSRKGEERVILEEFVRLRIDRANILTVLRGKSAKMSAEELRSLIIPGGSVKLDPLLHVEDLSMALAELDSTRYGKVIRDVREEVERDLSVLERTLEDYILRRMKELARFYPLSVATPLGYILQKEREVRKLGAMAKLIEDGVHPERIKELVGDVS
- a CDS encoding ATP synthase subunit B, encoding MPGMEYSTVSKIYGPLMIVQGVKGVAYGEVVEVETQDGEKRKGQVLEAREDMAIVQVFEGTRDLDVKSTRVRFTGETLKVPVSMDMLGRVFNGIGKPIDGGPDIIPEDRRDVHGAPLNPVARAYPRDFIQTGVSAIDGMNTLIRGQKLPIFSGSGLPHNMLAAQIARQAKVLGEEEKFAVVFAAMGITYEEANFFKKSFEETGAIERAVLFLNLADDPAIERIITPRMALTVAEYLAFDYDMQVLVILTDMTNYAEALREISAAREEVPGRRGYPGYMYTDLATIYERAGRVRGRKGSITQVPILTMPDDDITHPIPDLTGYITEGQIVLSRELHRKGIYPPIDVLPSLSRLMKDGIGKGMTREDHPQLSQQLYAAYAEGRSLRDLVAVVGEEALSETDRKYLKFADRFEKEFVAQRYDEDRSIFETLDLGWELLAELPESELKRVRKEYILKYHPKYRKREG
- a CDS encoding ATP synthase subunit K (produces ATP from ADP in the presence of a proton gradient across the membrane; the K subunit is a nonenzymatic component which binds the dimeric form by interacting with the G and E subunits): MDPIVYVSLGAALAAGLAGAASAFGVGIAGAAAAGVVAEDEKNFKNALILEGLPMTQSIYGLITLFLILMVSGILGGGFKFTANNTDNIVKSAILLGAGLTVGLTGLSAIPQGIIAGAGIGAVAKNPKTFTQGIIFAAMAETMAIFGLVGALIMIVIGVGF
- a CDS encoding V-type ATP synthase subunit F; translated protein: MKIAVLGDRDTALGFRLAGAHEVYSFGDTPLEMERLRNKLKELVERDDIGIILISERFVGRVELPDVTVPIILQIPDKSGSRLGEEAIKEIVRRAIGVELKR
- a CDS encoding V-type ATP synthase subunit E codes for the protein MEGAEPIIQEINREAERKIQYIISEAQKEAEKIKEEAKKRGEAKAEWILRKARTQAETEKQRIIAGARLEVRRKRLEVQESLIREVITALKDRLAELPDEEYFPMLVELTAGAIEELGTGSVVARSNERTLRLIEARLEEFRAAVSEKAGRNVEITLGEPLSSIGGVLVETIDGSVRVDNTFEARIGRLESELRAEIAKALFG
- a CDS encoding ATP synthase subunit A; this encodes MGRIIRVTGPLVVADEMRGSKMYEVVRVGEMGLIGEIIRLEGDRAVIQVYEETSGIRPGEPVEGTGASLSVELGPGLLTSMYDGIQRPLEALRKLSGDFIARGLTAPPLPRDKKWHFTPKVKVGDRVTGGDVLGVVPETSIIEHRILVPPGVEGEVVEIAEEGEYTIEEVIARVKKADGSIEELKMYHRWPVRVKRPYRMKLPPEVPLITGQRTIDTFFSQAKGGTAAIPGPFGSGKTVTQHQLAKWSDAQVVVYIGCGERGNEMTDVLEEFPKLKDPKTGKPLMERTVLIANTSNMPVAAREASIYTGITIAEYFRDQGYDVALMADSTSRWAEALREISGRLEEMPGEEGYPAYLASKIAEFYERAGRVVTLGSDERVGSVSVIGAVSPPGGDFSEPVVQNTLRVVKVFWALDADLARRRHFPAINWLRSYSLYLDAVQDWWHKNVDPEWRKMRDQAMALLQKEAELQEIVRIVGPDALPDKEKAVLIVTRMLREDYLQQDAFDEVDTYCPPKKQVTMMRVILNFYDRTMEAVDRGVPVEEIAKLPVREKIGRMKFEPDVEKVRALIDETNEQFEELFKRYGA